One window of Methylococcus sp. EFPC2 genomic DNA carries:
- a CDS encoding microcin C ABC transporter permease YejB encodes MWTYLLRRLLLMIPTLLGVIALTFTVIQFVPGGPVEQLVQELRAAQTGPGGGGPGLYKGRQGLDPEKLEELKAFYGFDKPPLERFWLTLKRFAVFDLGESYYQHRSVWELIRSKLPVSISLGLWTFVLTYLISVPLGIAKAVRAGSRFDALTSLVVLVGYAIPGFVLGVALLVLFGGGSFLQWFPLRGLTSDNWEQFSLTGKVLDYLWHITLPVTAEVVGSFAVITLLTKNAFLEEIRKQYVLTARAKGLSERTVLWRHVFRNALIPLVTGFPAAFIGAFFTGSLLIETLFSLDGLGLLSYESVIRRDYPVVLGSLYLFTLIGLVTKLISDLCYVWVDPRIHFDSLD; translated from the coding sequence ATGTGGACTTATCTGCTCCGACGTTTGTTGTTGATGATCCCCACCCTGCTGGGAGTCATCGCCCTGACCTTCACCGTGATCCAGTTCGTCCCCGGCGGCCCGGTCGAACAATTGGTGCAGGAGCTAAGAGCCGCCCAGACCGGTCCAGGCGGCGGCGGTCCCGGGCTCTACAAAGGGCGGCAGGGTCTGGATCCGGAAAAACTCGAGGAACTGAAGGCTTTCTACGGTTTCGACAAGCCGCCGCTGGAACGATTCTGGCTGACGCTCAAACGCTTCGCGGTGTTCGACCTGGGCGAAAGCTACTACCAGCACCGCAGCGTGTGGGAGCTCATCCGCTCCAAACTGCCGGTATCCATCAGCCTGGGGCTGTGGACCTTCGTGCTCACTTATCTTATTTCGGTACCCCTGGGCATCGCCAAGGCGGTGCGTGCCGGCAGCCGCTTCGACGCGCTCACCAGCCTGGTGGTCCTGGTTGGCTACGCCATCCCCGGATTCGTGCTCGGCGTGGCCTTGCTGGTGCTGTTCGGCGGCGGCAGTTTCTTGCAGTGGTTTCCCCTGCGCGGCCTGACTTCGGACAACTGGGAGCAGTTCAGCCTAACGGGCAAGGTATTGGATTATCTATGGCATATCACCCTGCCCGTCACCGCGGAAGTGGTCGGCAGTTTCGCGGTGATCACCCTGTTGACCAAAAACGCCTTCCTGGAAGAAATCCGCAAGCAGTATGTGCTGACGGCGCGCGCCAAGGGCTTGTCAGAACGGACCGTGCTTTGGCGCCACGTCTTTCGCAATGCGCTGATTCCCCTGGTGACGGGGTTTCCGGCTGCCTTCATCGGCGCTTTCTTCACCGGCTCATTGCTGATCGAGACCCTGTTTTCCCTGGACGGCCTGGGCCTGCTTTCCTATGAATCGGTCATACGCCGCGATTACCCGGTGGTCTTGGGCTCCCTCTATCTTTTTACGCTGATCGGACTGGTCACCAAACTGATTTCCGATCTTTGTTATGTATGGGTAGACCCGCGCATCCATTTTGACTCCTTGGACTAA
- a CDS encoding O-methyltransferase — protein sequence MSNKSIGLDDALYNYLLSVSLREPEPLRRLRDETAGLPQANMQIAPEQGQFMALLVRLTGAKRILEVGVFTGYSSLAMALALPEGGQITACDIHEAWTTIARRYWEEAGVADKIELRLAPALDTLDGLLGDGQAGRYDLAFIDADKVNYDGYYERSLKLLRPGGLLLIDNLLWDGRVADPKANDPDTAAIRALNEKIHRDERVHSSLLPVADGLGLVIKA from the coding sequence GTGTCGAACAAGTCTATCGGTCTGGATGACGCACTTTACAACTACCTGCTGTCGGTGTCCTTGCGCGAACCAGAACCCTTGCGCCGTCTGAGGGACGAAACCGCAGGACTGCCGCAGGCCAACATGCAGATCGCGCCGGAACAGGGGCAGTTCATGGCGCTGCTGGTGCGCCTGACTGGCGCCAAGCGCATCCTGGAAGTGGGCGTATTCACGGGCTACAGCTCGTTGGCCATGGCCTTGGCCCTGCCTGAAGGCGGCCAGATCACCGCCTGCGACATCCACGAAGCCTGGACCACGATTGCGCGCCGGTATTGGGAGGAAGCCGGCGTGGCCGACAAAATAGAACTCCGCTTGGCACCCGCCCTGGACACGCTGGACGGACTCCTCGGGGACGGCCAAGCGGGGCGCTACGACCTCGCCTTTATCGACGCCGACAAGGTCAACTATGACGGCTATTACGAGCGCAGCCTCAAGCTTTTGCGCCCGGGCGGACTCCTGCTGATCGACAACCTGCTGTGGGACGGCCGCGTAGCCGACCCGAAAGCGAACGACCCGGACACGGCCGCCATCCGCGCGCTCAACGAAAAAATCCACCGCGACGAACGGGTCCACAGCAGCCTGTTACCGGTGGCGGACGGTCTGGGGCTGGTCATCAAGGCGTGA
- the glnK gene encoding P-II family nitrogen regulator encodes MKLITAIIKPFKLDDVREALSDIGISGVTVTEVKGFGRQKGHTELYRGAEYVVDFLPKVKIEIAVTDDAADQAVDAIIKAANTGKIGDGKIFISNLEQVIRIRTGETGEQAI; translated from the coding sequence ATGAAGTTAATCACTGCGATCATCAAACCCTTTAAACTGGACGACGTGCGCGAAGCCCTGTCGGACATCGGCATCAGCGGCGTGACGGTCACCGAGGTCAAGGGATTCGGTCGCCAGAAGGGTCATACCGAGCTCTACCGTGGCGCCGAATACGTCGTCGACTTTCTGCCCAAGGTAAAAATCGAGATCGCGGTGACCGACGATGCGGCCGATCAGGCTGTGGACGCGATCATCAAAGCCGCCAACACCGGCAAGATCGGCGACGGCAAGATTTTTATCAGCAACCTGGAACAAGTCATCCGCATTCGCACCGGCGAAACGGGCGAACAAGCCATCTAA
- a CDS encoding c-type cytochrome: protein MKNTGLMLGVLVFACAGTAYANEELAKAKGCLNCHAIDVKKVGPAYREVAKKYEGQADAAARLGDKIVQGGAGAWGTLPMPPNPAVKPEEAKQLANWILNLK from the coding sequence ATGAAAAATACCGGTTTGATGCTCGGTGTTCTGGTGTTCGCTTGCGCCGGAACGGCTTACGCCAACGAAGAGCTTGCAAAAGCCAAGGGCTGTTTGAATTGTCATGCGATCGACGTTAAGAAGGTCGGACCGGCTTACCGGGAGGTCGCGAAGAAATACGAAGGGCAAGCGGATGCCGCTGCCAGGTTGGGCGACAAGATCGTGCAAGGAGGAGCCGGGGCTTGGGGCACTCTGCCCATGCCGCCGAATCCCGCTGTGAAACCCGAGGAAGCCAAGCAACTGGCGAACTGGATTTTGAACCTGAAATAA
- a CDS encoding extracellular solute-binding protein, whose protein sequence is MSLFRLHPRLPHYLKAVLLLVPLGSHPVLADYGIAQYGKLKYPAGFHHFDYLNPDAPKEGTLVLPNPDRRTSFDKFNPFTLKGNPAPGVSELMFESLAVGSSDEIGSAYGLLAEDIAVAPNKLSVRFRLNPQARFSNGDPVLAQDVKYSFDTLVSPLASPAYRSYFSDVTAAVVESERVVRFDFKQENSELPLIVATGLPVFSPKWGLKADGSVTPFDTLAFEPPIGSGPYVIEKYDGGRNISFRRNPDWWAKDLNVRRGMFNFATVTFHLYKDDIARLEAFKAGEFDAVVENRAKSWVRRYEGSRFRSGELLKREFPQHNGAGMQGFIMNLRRPLFADVRVRKALILAMDFEWLNRQLFFDRYTRLDSYFANTEMAASSTPGRLPDAGELAVLEPLRGQLPPEVFGPLPPPPSTAPPGSLRDNLRQARELLAEAGWTYRDGALRDAQGRPLEFEILEDDASMSRITAALIRNWEKLGVRVTERLTDFALYGKRLDSFDFDMTSLRYPDVQSPGNEQVGRFGSEAAKQPGSENYLGVQSPAVDALIDRLLRAASRDEQVTIARALDRVLMHGHYVIPDWYLPTHWVAYRRTLGFAETLPLYYAAGDWILTTWWRQPESTSQP, encoded by the coding sequence ATGAGTTTATTTCGCTTGCACCCACGCCTTCCCCACTACTTGAAGGCCGTGCTCTTACTCGTGCCGCTCGGGTCTCATCCGGTCTTGGCCGATTACGGTATCGCCCAATACGGCAAACTCAAATATCCGGCCGGATTCCATCATTTCGACTATCTGAATCCCGACGCCCCCAAAGAAGGGACTCTGGTGCTTCCAAATCCGGACCGGCGCACCAGTTTCGACAAGTTCAACCCCTTCACCCTCAAGGGAAACCCGGCGCCGGGCGTCTCGGAACTGATGTTCGAAAGCCTGGCGGTCGGCAGCAGCGATGAAATCGGCAGCGCCTATGGCCTGCTGGCGGAAGACATAGCGGTCGCGCCGAACAAGCTGTCGGTCCGCTTCCGCCTGAATCCGCAGGCGCGGTTTTCCAACGGCGACCCGGTGCTGGCTCAGGACGTCAAATATTCGTTTGACACGCTGGTGAGCCCGCTGGCGAGCCCGGCTTATCGCAGCTATTTCAGTGACGTGACGGCTGCCGTGGTGGAATCGGAACGGGTGGTGCGTTTCGACTTCAAGCAGGAGAATAGCGAACTCCCACTGATCGTTGCGACCGGGCTGCCCGTATTCAGTCCCAAATGGGGACTCAAGGCCGATGGTAGCGTCACGCCCTTCGACACGCTTGCGTTCGAACCTCCAATCGGCAGCGGCCCCTATGTGATCGAAAAGTACGACGGCGGCCGCAACATCAGTTTCAGGCGCAACCCCGACTGGTGGGCCAAGGATCTCAACGTGCGCCGCGGAATGTTCAATTTCGCGACCGTCACCTTCCATTTGTACAAGGACGACATAGCGCGGCTGGAAGCCTTCAAGGCCGGCGAATTCGACGCCGTCGTGGAAAACCGGGCCAAGAGCTGGGTGCGTCGCTATGAAGGTTCCCGATTCCGCAGCGGCGAACTTCTGAAACGCGAGTTTCCGCAACACAACGGTGCCGGCATGCAGGGCTTCATCATGAATCTGCGCCGCCCCCTTTTCGCCGATGTCCGGGTACGGAAGGCACTGATCCTCGCCATGGATTTCGAGTGGCTGAACAGGCAATTGTTTTTCGACCGCTACACGCGACTGGACAGCTACTTCGCCAATACGGAAATGGCGGCGAGTTCCACGCCCGGGCGCCTGCCGGATGCCGGGGAACTGGCCGTGCTGGAGCCTTTGCGTGGCCAATTGCCGCCTGAGGTGTTCGGGCCCCTGCCACCTCCGCCGTCCACGGCGCCCCCGGGCAGCCTGCGCGACAATCTGCGCCAGGCCCGCGAGCTCCTCGCGGAAGCCGGCTGGACCTATCGCGACGGTGCCTTGCGCGATGCCCAGGGTCGCCCGTTAGAATTTGAAATCCTGGAAGATGATGCTTCCATGTCGCGCATTACCGCGGCCTTGATCCGGAATTGGGAAAAACTGGGCGTGCGCGTCACCGAGCGGCTCACCGATTTCGCACTCTACGGCAAGCGTCTGGACAGCTTCGATTTCGACATGACGAGCCTGCGCTATCCGGACGTACAGAGCCCGGGTAACGAGCAAGTGGGACGCTTCGGCAGCGAGGCCGCCAAACAGCCCGGGTCGGAAAACTATCTCGGCGTGCAGTCACCCGCCGTGGACGCGCTGATCGACCGCCTGCTCCGGGCCGCCTCGAGAGACGAACAGGTGACCATCGCCCGCGCCCTCGACCGGGTGCTGATGCACGGTCACTACGTCATCCCGGACTGGTACCTGCCTACCCATTGGGTCGCCTATCGTCGCACTCTCGGATTTGCCGAAACCCTCCCGCTTTATTATGCGGCTGGCGACTGGATACTCACCACTTGGTGGCGTCAGCCCGAATCTACGAGCCAGCCCTGA
- the rep gene encoding DNA helicase Rep, translating to MSNHHTLNPQQLAAVRQIEHPLLVLAGAGSGKTRVITEKIAYLIRQGTPARHIAAVTFTNKAAREMKQRVSKLVPDKDARGLRVSTFHALGLDIVRREHKALGFKPAISIFDEHDRTVLLKELIQHGPAAYDIDKVDFYAQRISRWKNLFLTPEQASSLGDLLPDEAIAARIYADYVRQIRAYNAVDFDDLIFQPVLLFQDQPEVLEKWRRQIRYLLVDEYQDTNLTQYQMVKLLTGTLGRFTVVGDDDQSIYAWRGAQPENLAQLQRDYPRLEVVKLEQNYRSTGRILKVANQLIANNPHVFEKRLWSALGHGDPVRILKARDEIAEARQVVSDIVHHKFRHNTAFADYAILYRGNHQSRLFERTLREHSVPYFISGGASFFANAEIKDVLAYLRLLVNPDDDAAFLRVVNTPRREIGPTTLEKLSLYANRRQVSLFAACFELGLGQVLPENAVQRLRHFGEWLTDVGDRAGRGDTFAVLDEFIEALGYEDWLREVSTSDAQADRRMGNVRELLDWLRRIGKDDEGQDKSLAETVARIMLLDILDRQEEENSGDRVSLMTLHAAKGLEFPYVYLVGAEENLLPHQTSIEENTIEEERRLAYVGITRAQKQLSISYCTHRKRYGEMADCRPSRFLDELPAEELEWPDRNPVDPEVKKERGRASLAQLKSMLGS from the coding sequence ATGTCTAATCACCATACCTTAAACCCCCAACAACTCGCCGCCGTCCGCCAAATCGAGCATCCGCTGCTGGTTCTGGCCGGTGCTGGCAGCGGCAAGACGCGGGTGATCACCGAAAAGATCGCCTACCTCATCCGTCAGGGCACACCCGCCCGGCATATCGCCGCGGTGACGTTCACCAACAAGGCGGCGCGGGAAATGAAGCAGCGCGTAAGCAAACTGGTGCCGGACAAGGACGCGCGCGGCCTGCGTGTTTCCACGTTCCACGCGCTCGGGCTGGACATCGTGCGCCGTGAGCATAAGGCGCTCGGATTCAAACCGGCCATTTCCATCTTCGACGAGCACGACCGTACGGTATTGCTCAAGGAGCTGATCCAGCACGGGCCCGCCGCCTACGACATCGACAAGGTGGATTTCTACGCCCAGCGTATCAGTCGCTGGAAGAATCTGTTTCTGACCCCCGAGCAGGCCTCGAGCCTGGGCGACTTGTTGCCGGACGAGGCGATCGCCGCCCGGATTTATGCCGATTACGTCCGCCAGATACGTGCCTATAACGCGGTTGATTTCGACGACCTGATCTTCCAGCCGGTGCTGCTGTTCCAGGATCAGCCCGAGGTACTGGAGAAGTGGCGCAGGCAGATCCGCTATCTGCTGGTGGACGAATATCAAGACACCAATTTGACTCAATACCAGATGGTCAAACTGCTCACCGGGACGTTGGGGCGATTCACCGTGGTGGGCGACGACGACCAGTCCATTTATGCCTGGCGCGGCGCACAGCCGGAGAATCTGGCCCAGCTGCAGCGCGATTATCCGCGCCTGGAAGTGGTCAAACTGGAGCAGAACTACCGTTCCACCGGCCGCATCCTGAAGGTCGCCAACCAACTCATCGCCAACAATCCGCACGTATTCGAGAAGCGCCTATGGAGCGCCTTGGGACACGGCGACCCCGTGCGCATACTCAAGGCCAGGGACGAGATCGCGGAAGCGCGCCAGGTGGTTTCCGATATCGTCCATCACAAGTTCCGCCACAATACCGCCTTTGCCGATTACGCCATCCTGTATCGCGGCAATCATCAATCGCGCCTGTTCGAGCGCACCTTGCGCGAACATAGCGTGCCTTATTTCATCAGCGGCGGGGCGTCCTTCTTCGCCAATGCCGAGATCAAGGACGTGCTCGCCTATCTGCGCCTGCTGGTCAATCCGGACGACGACGCGGCTTTCCTGCGCGTGGTCAACACCCCGCGCCGCGAGATCGGTCCGACCACCTTGGAAAAACTCAGCCTATACGCGAACCGGCGCCAAGTGAGTCTGTTCGCCGCCTGCTTCGAACTGGGCTTGGGGCAGGTGTTACCGGAAAATGCGGTCCAACGGCTGCGCCACTTCGGCGAATGGCTGACGGATGTGGGCGATCGCGCCGGTCGTGGCGATACCTTTGCCGTTTTGGACGAGTTCATCGAAGCGCTGGGCTACGAGGACTGGCTACGCGAGGTCAGCACCAGCGATGCCCAGGCGGACCGCCGCATGGGCAATGTGCGGGAATTGCTGGATTGGCTCAGACGCATAGGCAAGGACGACGAGGGACAGGACAAGTCGCTGGCGGAAACCGTCGCCCGCATCATGCTGCTGGATATCCTGGATCGCCAGGAAGAAGAAAACAGCGGCGACCGGGTCAGCCTCATGACTCTGCATGCGGCAAAAGGGCTGGAGTTTCCCTATGTCTATCTGGTCGGTGCCGAGGAAAACCTGTTGCCGCACCAGACCAGCATCGAGGAAAACACCATAGAAGAAGAACGCCGGCTGGCTTATGTGGGCATCACCCGCGCGCAGAAGCAGCTCAGCATCAGCTATTGCACCCACCGCAAGCGCTATGGCGAGATGGCCGATTGCCGGCCGAGCCGGTTTCTGGACGAATTGCCCGCGGAAGAATTGGAATGGCCGGACCGTAATCCGGTCGATCCCGAAGTGAAAAAGGAGCGCGGGCGCGCCTCGCTGGCCCAGCTCAAGTCCATGCTGGGAAGCTGA
- a CDS encoding CreA family protein, which translates to MNKHLLCALLFSTAAGAEEIGCVTTAWKLIGANHKICVDAFSDPKIPGVTCHISQARTGGIAGAVGLAEDPSKFSLACRQTGPISLPAGLRSGEKVFSEDTSVFFKTTDVIRLFDARNNTLVYLAVSQKIIEGAPASSLSTVPVMPWGGK; encoded by the coding sequence ATGAATAAACACCTTTTGTGTGCGCTGCTGTTTTCCACCGCGGCCGGCGCCGAAGAAATCGGCTGCGTCACGACGGCATGGAAGCTGATAGGCGCCAACCACAAGATCTGCGTGGACGCCTTCTCCGATCCCAAGATTCCGGGGGTCACTTGCCATATCAGCCAGGCCCGCACCGGCGGGATCGCAGGCGCGGTGGGCCTGGCGGAAGACCCGTCGAAGTTCAGCCTGGCTTGCCGGCAGACGGGTCCCATCAGCTTGCCGGCCGGCCTGAGGAGCGGGGAAAAGGTGTTCTCGGAAGATACCTCGGTCTTCTTCAAGACCACCGATGTGATCCGCCTGTTCGACGCCAGGAACAACACCCTGGTCTATCTCGCGGTCAGCCAGAAGATCATCGAAGGCGCACCTGCCAGCAGTCTGTCCACCGTACCGGTGATGCCTTGGGGCGGCAAGTAG
- a CDS encoding ABC transporter permease, with protein MRLSPGARAWLRFRRHRLGYWSLIAFIVLFGISLLANLISNDTPLVVRYEGQWYFPLVHDYPETVFGGDFPTPADYLDPFIRERLAEPGNFALYPLNHYSYNTLNYFTPSPNPAPPSAENWLGTDDRGRDVLARLLYGFRLSILFGLALTAIGIAIGVFTGALMGFFGGRFDLVAQRLIEIWSSMPELYLLIIFASIFDPSLWLLIVLLSAFGWMGLSDYVRAEFYRNRTLEYVRAARALGLGNVQIMWRHILPNSLTPVITFLPFRMSAAILALTSLDFLGLGVPPSVPSLGELLSQGKANLDAWWISLSTFAVLVITLLLLTFMGEALRDALDTRKADGL; from the coding sequence ATCAGACTGTCGCCCGGCGCCCGTGCTTGGCTCCGCTTTCGCCGCCACCGCCTGGGCTACTGGAGCCTGATCGCTTTTATCGTCCTGTTCGGCATCAGTCTGCTGGCCAACCTCATCAGCAACGATACCCCTTTGGTCGTGCGCTATGAGGGACAGTGGTATTTTCCTCTGGTCCATGATTATCCGGAAACGGTGTTCGGTGGCGATTTCCCCACCCCGGCCGACTATCTCGACCCGTTTATAAGGGAGCGCCTCGCCGAACCCGGCAACTTCGCGCTTTACCCGCTCAACCATTATTCCTACAACACCCTCAATTATTTCACCCCGTCGCCCAATCCGGCACCGCCCTCGGCGGAAAACTGGCTGGGCACCGACGACCGGGGTCGGGACGTGTTGGCGCGGCTGCTCTACGGTTTCCGGCTGTCGATCCTGTTCGGCTTGGCGCTGACCGCCATCGGCATAGCCATAGGCGTGTTCACCGGAGCCCTGATGGGCTTTTTCGGCGGGCGATTCGACCTGGTGGCCCAGCGCCTGATCGAAATCTGGAGTTCCATGCCCGAGCTTTACCTGCTCATCATCTTCGCCTCCATCTTCGATCCCAGCCTCTGGTTGTTAATCGTCCTGTTGTCGGCATTCGGCTGGATGGGTCTCTCCGACTACGTGCGCGCCGAGTTCTACCGCAACCGCACCCTCGAGTATGTGCGCGCCGCGCGTGCCTTGGGCTTGGGTAATGTTCAGATCATGTGGCGCCACATACTGCCCAACAGCCTGACCCCGGTGATAACCTTTCTCCCGTTTCGGATGAGCGCCGCCATCCTGGCGCTGACCAGCCTGGACTTTCTCGGCCTGGGCGTGCCGCCCTCGGTACCCAGCCTGGGCGAGTTGCTTTCGCAGGGCAAAGCCAATCTCGACGCCTGGTGGATCTCGCTGTCCACCTTCGCGGTGCTGGTGATCACCCTGCTCCTGCTCACCTTCATGGGCGAAGCCCTGCGCGACGCGCTCGATACCCGCAAGGCGGACGGCTTATGA
- a CDS encoding ABC transporter ATP-binding protein, with amino-acid sequence MSTPLLEIRQLSVGFSSGQHAFEAVREVSLSIRAGERFALVGESGSGKSVTALSILRLVANARTRGEILWAGENLLEKSERDMQALRGADIAMIFQEPMTALNPLYPVGKQIVEALELHEGLSRRDAVQRAIALLARTGIPEAAHKFDSYPHQLSGGQRQRAMIAMALACKPKLLLADEPTTALDVTIRAQIVDLLRDLQEEYGLAIMLITHDLNLVRSFATRVGVMERGRLIECEDTERLFASPQQAYTRMLIESRPRREIVSVRPDAPTLLEARGVEVSFARKLDGIRNWFKSGSVPVVRGVDLKLGQGETLGIIGESGSGKTTLAMALLGLQKTSSGSVTFRGRKIAALSGAERRALRSRVQVVFQDPFGSLSPRMTVAEIVAEGLALHQPELSPEAREQRVIDVLAEVGLDPGAMRRYPHEFSGGQRQRIAIARVLILKPEIVILDEPTSALDVSIQQQVLQLLSGLQQKYGLSYLFISHDLAVVRAMSHRILVLKDGFLIEVGETEALVAHPSHPYTRALFDAADLANPGHDSTPHSVL; translated from the coding sequence ATGAGTACGCCTTTGCTGGAAATACGGCAGCTGAGCGTCGGCTTCAGCAGCGGCCAACACGCCTTCGAAGCCGTGCGCGAGGTGAGCTTGTCCATCCGGGCCGGCGAACGTTTCGCACTGGTGGGCGAATCGGGCTCGGGCAAGAGCGTCACGGCCCTGAGCATACTGCGCCTGGTGGCCAACGCGCGTACCAGGGGAGAGATCCTCTGGGCCGGCGAAAACCTGCTGGAAAAAAGCGAGCGCGACATGCAGGCCCTACGCGGTGCCGACATCGCGATGATATTCCAGGAGCCGATGACGGCCCTAAATCCGCTTTACCCGGTAGGCAAGCAAATCGTCGAAGCCCTGGAGCTTCATGAGGGACTAAGCCGCCGCGACGCCGTACAGCGCGCCATCGCCCTGCTGGCCCGGACCGGAATTCCGGAGGCTGCGCACAAATTCGACAGCTACCCGCACCAGTTGTCGGGCGGACAGCGGCAAAGAGCCATGATCGCCATGGCGTTAGCCTGCAAGCCCAAGTTATTGCTCGCCGACGAGCCGACCACCGCGCTGGATGTCACCATCCGGGCGCAGATCGTGGACCTGTTGCGCGATCTGCAGGAAGAATACGGCCTGGCCATCATGCTCATCACCCACGACCTCAATCTGGTGCGCTCGTTTGCGACCCGGGTCGGCGTGATGGAGCGCGGCCGGCTGATCGAATGTGAAGACACCGAGCGCTTGTTTGCCTCGCCCCAGCAAGCTTATACCCGCATGCTGATCGAAAGCCGGCCGCGCCGGGAGATCGTCTCCGTACGCCCGGACGCGCCCACGCTGCTGGAAGCACGCGGCGTGGAGGTCAGCTTCGCACGCAAACTCGATGGCATCAGGAACTGGTTCAAGAGCGGGAGTGTTCCCGTCGTCCGCGGCGTCGACCTCAAGCTGGGCCAGGGTGAAACCTTGGGCATCATCGGCGAATCCGGTTCGGGCAAGACCACCCTGGCCATGGCATTGCTGGGACTGCAGAAAACATCCAGCGGCTCCGTGACTTTTCGGGGACGGAAGATCGCCGCGTTGAGCGGTGCCGAAAGGCGCGCATTGAGATCCAGAGTTCAGGTGGTATTCCAGGATCCTTTCGGTTCCCTTTCGCCGCGCATGACCGTCGCGGAAATCGTCGCCGAGGGTTTGGCCCTGCATCAGCCCGAACTTTCGCCGGAAGCCCGGGAGCAGCGGGTGATCGACGTATTGGCCGAGGTGGGTCTGGATCCCGGCGCAATGCGACGTTATCCGCACGAATTTTCCGGCGGCCAGCGGCAGCGTATCGCCATTGCCAGGGTCCTGATTCTCAAACCCGAGATCGTGATCCTGGACGAGCCGACCTCCGCGCTGGACGTGTCCATCCAGCAGCAGGTGCTTCAACTCCTGTCCGGATTGCAGCAAAAATACGGCCTGTCCTATTTATTCATCAGCCACGACCTGGCCGTGGTGCGCGCCATGTCGCATCGCATCCTGGTGCTGAAGGACGGCTTCCTCATCGAGGTCGGTGAGACCGAGGCCTTGGTCGCCCATCCCAGCCACCCTTATACGCGTGCCTTGTTCGACGCGGCCGATTTGGCCAACCCTGGCCACGACTCCACCCCGCATTCCGTCCTCTGA